A single Thermoanaerobacterium sp. RBIITD DNA region contains:
- a CDS encoding DUF6094 domain-containing protein, producing MRIEGKYKMGYYPTPNSIVDRIKSFLDFPTQYNVLDPCCGEGDAISNLIDNNGRTYGVELDYQRYSKACEKLTRTLYGGYEEMITQNNAFSVLFLNPPYDTDENGERKELIFLKKTIKYLTTGGILVYIIPQYIISIVAKLLSYAFADIKIYRFTNEEYKAYKQVVIFGIKKKDRKVIANDIEKLLKAEKSGTDLEEIPLLSEPVYKVPVTLPQKYFNNGYVDREYLEKKLSESNLLSNIKKQLETLEEQEEKHPPLPLHMAHIGLLLATGSLNGEMNGHVVKGIVKKSEKKIIEEDEETGEQTTKTTEELSVSIKILTKFGEIKELI from the coding sequence ATGAGAATTGAAGGAAAATATAAGATGGGCTATTATCCTACGCCCAATAGTATAGTAGATCGCATTAAGTCTTTTTTAGATTTTCCAACGCAATATAACGTCCTTGATCCATGCTGCGGTGAAGGTGATGCAATAAGTAATTTAATAGACAATAACGGACGCACTTATGGCGTGGAACTGGACTATCAAAGATATAGCAAAGCCTGTGAAAAACTTACACGTACTTTATATGGCGGATATGAAGAAATGATAACACAAAACAATGCCTTTTCTGTACTTTTTCTAAATCCGCCATATGATACTGACGAAAATGGTGAAAGAAAAGAATTAATTTTTCTTAAAAAGACAATAAAGTACCTGACGACAGGCGGTATACTGGTTTATATAATTCCGCAGTATATTATATCTATCGTGGCAAAGCTTTTGAGTTATGCTTTTGCTGACATAAAAATATACCGCTTTACTAATGAAGAATACAAAGCATATAAGCAGGTTGTAATATTCGGCATCAAAAAAAAAGACAGAAAAGTCATTGCAAATGATATCGAAAAGCTCTTAAAGGCAGAAAAATCAGGTACAGATTTAGAAGAAATTCCACTTTTATCCGAACCTGTCTATAAAGTTCCTGTAACACTTCCTCAAAAGTACTTTAATAATGGATATGTTGACAGAGAGTATCTGGAGAAAAAACTTTCAGAATCAAATTTATTGTCTAATATTAAGAAACAATTAGAAACATTAGAGGAACAGGAAGAAAAACATCCGCCATTGCCACTGCACATGGCACATATAGGTCTATTGTTGGCAACAGGCAGTCTTAATGGTGAGATGAACGGACATGTTGTAAAAGGCATAGTTAAAAAAAGCGAAAAAAAAATTATCGAGGAAGATGAGGAAACAGGTGAACAAACAACCAAAACTACAGAGGAATTAAGCGTCAGCATTAAAATACTGACAAAATTTGGCGAGATAAAGGAATTAATTTAA